Proteins co-encoded in one Megalops cyprinoides isolate fMegCyp1 chromosome 1, fMegCyp1.pri, whole genome shotgun sequence genomic window:
- the LOC118774712 gene encoding transcription activator BRG1 isoform X2, translating to MSTPDPPMGGTPRPGPSPGPGPSPGAMLGPSPGPSPGSSHSMMGPSPGPPSSGHALPPQGPSGYSQENMHQMHKPMEGMHEKSMPEDPRFGQMKGMAMRPGGHAGMGPPPSPMDQHSQGYPSPLGGSEHAPSPVPANGPPSGPLMPSGPGSVALEGGDPQALGQQNRSGVQGGSSTSGAATGTGGPTPFNQNQLHQLRAQIMAYKMLARGQPLPDHLQMAVQGKRPMPGMQQQPMSSLPAGPTPGPGTGPGPAPSSYSRPHGMMGPNMPPPGPSGVPPGMQGQPPNGPPKTWPEGPMVNAAAPSSAPQKLIPPQPTGRPSPAPPSVPPAASPVLPPQTQSPGQPAQPAPMVPLHQKPNRITPIQKPCGLDPVEILQEREYRLQARIAHRIQELENLPGSLAGDLRTKANIELKALRLLNFQRQLRQEVVVCMRRDSALETALDAKAYKRSKRQSLREARITEKLEKQQKIEQERKRRQKHQEYLNSILQHAKDFKEYHRSVTGRIQKLTKAVATYHANTEREQKKENERIEKERMRRLMAEDEEGYRKLIDQKKDKRLAYLLQQTDEYVANLTELVRAHKAAQALKEKKKKKKKKKKLENAEGQTPAMGPDGEPLDETSQMSDLPVKVIHVDSGKILTGVDAPKAGQLEAWLEMNPGYEVAPRSDSEDSGSEDEEEEDEEQPQPSQAPVEEKKKIPDPDSEDVSEVDARHIIEHAKQDVDDEYGNAAFARGLQSYYAVAHAVTEKVERQSSLLVNGQLKQYQIKGLEWLVSLYNNNLNGILADEMGLGKTIQTIALITYLMEYKRINGPFLIIVPLSTLSNWVYEFDKWAPSVVKVSYKGSPAARRAFVPQLRSGKFNVLLTTYEYIIKDKQVLAKIRWKYMIVDEGHRMKNHHCKLTQVLNTHYLAPRRVLLTGTPLQNKLPELWALLNFLLPTIFKSCSTFEQWFNAPFAMTGEKVDLNEEETILIIRRLHKVLRPFLLRRLKKEVEAQLPEKVEYVIKCDMSALQRVLYRHMQAKGVLLTDGSEKDKKGKGGTKTLMNTIMQLRKICNHPYMFQQIEESFSEHLGFTGGIVQGPDLYRASGKFEVLDRILPKLRATNHKVLLFCQMTSLMTIMEDYFAYRNFKYLRLDGTTKAEDRGMLLKTFNDPASQYFIFLLSTRAGGLGLNLQSADTVVIFDSDWNPHQDLQAQDRAHRIGQQNEVRVLRLCTVNSVEEKILAAAKYKLNVDQKVIQAGMFDQKSSSHERRAFLQAILEHEEQDEEEDEVPDDETVNQMIARSEEEFDHFMRMDLDRRREEARNPKRKPRLMEEDELPTWIMKDDAEVERLTCEEEEEKMFGRGSRQRKEVDYSDSLTEKQWLKAIEEGTLEEIEEEVRHKKTTRKRKRDRDLDLPGPATPSSSGTRSRDKDEESKKQKKRGRPPAEKLSPNPPNLTKKMRKIVDAVIKYKDSSNGRQLSEVFIQLPSRKELPEYYELIRKPVDFRKIKERIRSHRYRSLGDLEKDVMLLCQNAQTFNLEGSLIYEDSIVLQSVFTSVRQKIEKEEDSEGDDSEEEEEEADEGSESESRSVKVKIRLGRKEKGLERGKGRRRMGRGSRAKPVVSDDDTEEEQEEERSASGSEED from the exons CCCATGGAGGGGATGCATGAGAAGAGCATGCCCGAGGACCCCCGCTTCGGCCAGATGAAGGGCATGGCCATGAGGCCTGGGGGCCACGCCGGGATGGGGCCTCCGCCCAGCCCCATGGACCAGCACTCCCAAG GTTACCCTTCTCCTTTGGGTGGATCTGAACACGCCCCCAGTCCTGTTCCAGCCAACGGCCCTCCCTCTGGTCCCCTCATGCCCTCAGGCCCTGGCAGCGTGGCTCTGGAGGGCGGGGACCCCCAGGCTTTGGGCCAGCAGAATCGGAGCGGAGTTCAGGGAGGAAGCAGTACCTCCGGTGCTGCCACCGGCACCGGCGGACCAACTCCCTTCAACCAGAACCAGCTGCACCAGCTGCGGGCTCAGATAATGGCCTACAAGATGCTGGCGCGCGGGCAGCCCCTGCCGGACCACCTGCAGATGGCGGTGCAGGGCAAGCGGCCGATGCCCGGGATGCAGCAGCAGCCCATGTCTAGCCTGCCCGCCGGCCCCACACCTGGCCCCGGAACGggccccggccccgcccctTCCAGCTACAGCAGACCTCACG GAATGATGGGACCTAACATGCCTCCTCCAGGACCCTCTGGCGTTCCCCCAGGGATGCAGGGACAGCCCCCCAACGGACCCCCGAAAACTTGGCCTGAGG GACCGATGGTGAATGCGGCCGCCCCCTCCAGCGCTCCCCAGAAGCTCATCCCCCCGCAGCCTACAGGCCGCCCCTCTCCGGCGCCCCCCTCGGTGCCCCCCGCCGCCTCCCCCGTCCTGCCGCCTCAGACCCAGTCCCCGGGGCAGCCCGCCCAGCCCGCCCCCATGGTCCCCCTGCACCAGAAGCCCAACCGCATCACGCCCATCCAGAAACCCTGCGGCCTGGACCCAGTGGAGATCTTGCAGGAGCGAGAGTACAG GCTCCAGGCGCGCATCGCTCACCGCATCCAGGAGCTGGAGAACCTGCCCGGGTCCCTGGCTGGAGACCTGCGCACCAAAGCCAACATCGAGCTGAAGGCGCTGAGGCTGCTCAACTTCCAGAGACAG CTGCGTCAGGAGGTGGTGGTGTGCATGAGGCGGGACTCCGCCCTGGAGACGGCCCTCGACGCCAAGGCCTACAAGCGCAGCAAGCGACAGTCCCTGCGTGAGGCCCGCATCACCgagaagctggagaagcagcagaagaTTGAGCAGGAGCGGAAGCGCCGTCAGAAGCACCAG GAATACCTCAACAGCATCCTCCAGCATGCCAAGGACTTCAAGGAATACCACCGCTCCGTCACCGGAAGGATCCAGAAACTGACCAAAGCCGTGGCCACCTACCACGCCAACACTGAGCGCGAGCAGAAGAAGGAGAACGAGCGcattgagaaagagagaatgaggaggCTGATG gctgaggatgaggagggcTACAGGAAGCTGATTGACCAGAAGAAGGACAAGCGCCTGGCCTACCTGCTGCAGCAGACGGACGAGTATGTGGCCAACCTCACTGAGCTGGTGCGCGCCCACAAAGCCGCCCAGGCCCttaaggagaagaagaagaaaaagaagaagaagaag AAGCTGGAGAATGCAGAGGGTCAGACCCCTGCCATGGGACCTGATGGAGAG cccctggATGAGACCAGCCAGATGAGCGACCTGCCAGTCAAGGTCATCCATGTGGACAGTGGGAAGATCCTGACTGGGGTGGATGCCCCCAAAGCTGGGCAGCTGGAGGCGTGGCTGGAGATGAACCCTGG gtATGAGGTGGCTCCCAGGTCCGACAGCGAGGACAGTGGCTCGGAGGACGAGGAG gaggaggacgAAGAGCAGCCTCAGCCCTCTCAGGCTCcggtggaggagaagaagaagatcCCCGACCCTGACAGCGAGGACGTGTCCGAGGTGGATGCCCGCCACATTATCGa GCACGCCAAGCAGGACGTGGACGACGAGTACGGGAACGCGGCCTTCGCCCGCGGCCTGCAGTCCTACTACGCCGTGGCCCACGCCGTCACCGAGAAAGTGGAGAGGCAGTCCTCTCTGCTGGTCAACGGGCAACTCAAACAGTACCAG ATCAAGGGTCTGGAGTGGCTGGTGTCCCTGTACAACAACAATCTGAACGGGATCCTGGCGGACGAGATGGGCCTGGGCAAGACCATCCAGACCATCGCCCTCATCACGTATCTCATGGAGTACAAGCGCATCAACGGCCCCTTCCTCATCATCGTGCCGCTCTC AACTCTCTCCAATTGGGTGTACGAGTTTGATAAATGGGCTCCGTCTGTGGTGAAGGTCTCTTACAAG GGCTCCCCAGCTGCCAGAAGGGCCTTTGTGCCCCAGCTGCGCAGTGGCAAGTTCAACGTGCTGCTCACCACCTACGAGTACATCATCAAAGACAAGCAAGTGCTGGCCAAG ATCCGCTGGAAGTACATGATCGTGGACGAGGGCCACCGCATGAAGAACCACCACTGCAAGCTGACGCAGGTGCTGAACACGCACTACCTGGCCCCGCGCCGCGTGCTGCTGACCGGCACGCCGCTGCAGAACAAGCTGCCCGAGCTCTGGGCCCTGCTCAACTTCCTGCTGCCCACCATCTTCAAGAGCTGCAGCACCTTCGAGCAGTGGTTCAACGCCCCCTTCGCCATGACCGGGGAGAAG GTGGACCTGAACGAGGAGGAGACCATCCTGATCATCCGCCGCCTGCACAAGGTGCTCAGGCCCTTCCTGCTGCGCAGGCTCAAGAAGGAGGTGGAGGCCCAGCTGCCCGAGAAG gtGGAGTATGTGATCAAGTGCGACATGTCTGCTCTGCAGAGGGTGCTGTACAGGCACATGCAGGCCAAGGGCGTCCTGCTTACCGACGGCTCCGAGAAAGACAAGAAG GGGAAAGGTGGCACTAAGACCCTGATGAACACCATCATGCAGCTGAGAAAGATCTGCAATCACCCCTACATGTTCCAGCAAATCGAG GAGTCCTTCTCCGAGCACCTGGGATTCACTGGAGGGATCGTTCAGGG GCCGGATCTGTACCGCGCCTCAGGAAAGTTCGAGGTGCTGGACCGCATCCTGCCCAAGCTGCGCGCCACCAACCACAAGGTGCTGCTCTTCTGCCAGATGACCTCGCTCATGACCATCATGGAGGACTACTTCGCCTACCGCAACTTCAAGTACCTGCGCCTGGACG GTACCACGAAGGCGGAGGATCGTGGGATGCTGCTGAAGACCTTCAACGACCCCGCTTCCCAGTACTTCATCTTCCTCCTGAGCACCAGGGCCGGGGGGTTGGGCCTCAACCTGCAGTCGGCCGACACTGTGGTCATCTTCGACAGCGACTGGAACCCCCACCAG GACCTGCAGGCCCAGGACCGCGCCCACCGCATCGGGCAGCAGAACGAGGTGCGCGTGCTGCGCCTCTGCACCGTCAACAGCGTGGAGGAGAAGATCCTGGCCGCCGCCAAGTACAAGCTCAACGTGGACCAGAAGGTCATCCAGGCCGGCATGTTCGACCAGAAGTCGTCCAGCCACGAGCGGCGGGCCTTCCTGCAGGCCATCCTGGAGCACGAGGAGCAGGACGAG GAGGAGGACGAGGTGCCTGACGACGAGACTGTCAACCAGATGATCGCCAGGAGCGAGGAGGAGTTTGACCACTTCATG CGTATGGATCTGGACCGGCGCCGGGAGGAGGCCCGGAACCCCAAGCGCAAGCCCCGCCTGATGGAGGAGGACGAGTTGCCCACCTGGATCATGAAGGACGATGCCGAGGTGGAGCGCCTCACctgcgaggaggaggaggagaaaatgtTTGGGCGGGGCTCCCGCCAGCGCAAGGAGGTGGACTACAGTGACTCCCTCACCGAGAAGCAGTGGCtgaag GCCATAGAGGAGGGTACACTGGAGGAGATCGAGGAGGAGGTGAGGCACAAGAAGACCACTCGCAAACGCAAGCGTGACCGTGACCTTGACCTGCCGGGCCCGGCCACGCCCAGCTCCAGCGGCACTCGCAGCCGTGACAAGGACGAGGAAAGCAAGAAGCAGAAGAAACGTGGCCGCCCCCCGGCCGAGAAGCtgtcccccaacccccccaacctcacCAAGAAGATGAGAAAGATCGTAGACGCCGTCATCAAGTACAAAGACAG TAGCAACGGGCGGCAGCTCAGTGAGGTCTTCATCCAGCTGCCCTCCCGCAAGGAGCTGCCCGAGTACTACGAGCTGATCCGCAAGCCTGTGGACTTCAGGAAGATCAAG GAGCGGATCCGCAGCCACAGATACCGCAGCCTCGGCGACCTGGAGAAGGACGTCATGCTGCTCTGCCAGAACGCACAGACCTTTAACTTGGAGGGCTCCCTG ATCTACGAGGACTCCATCGTGCTGCAGTCTGTCTTCACCAGCGTGCGGCAGAAGATCgagaaggaggaggacagcgaGGGCGACgacagcgaggaggaggaagaggaggcagacgAAGGCTCGGAGTCTGAGT CTCGCTCAGTGAAGGTGAAGATCAGGCTAGGCAGGAAGGAGAAGGGTCTGGAGAGAGGCAAGGGGCGGCGCAGAATGGGGCGTGGCTCCAGGGCCAAACCCGTGGTGAGCGACGATGATActgaagaggagcaggaggag GAGCGTTCAGCCAGCGGCAGTGAAGAGGACTGA
- the LOC118774712 gene encoding transcription activator BRG1 isoform X1, with protein sequence MSTPDPPMGGTPRPGPSPGPGPSPGAMLGPSPGPSPGSSHSMMGPSPGPPSSGHALPPQGPSGYSQENMHQMHKPMEGMHEKSMPEDPRFGQMKGMAMRPGGHAGMGPPPSPMDQHSQGYPSPLGGSEHAPSPVPANGPPSGPLMPSGPGSVALEGGDPQALGQQNRSGVQGGSSTSGAATGTGGPTPFNQNQLHQLRAQIMAYKMLARGQPLPDHLQMAVQGKRPMPGMQQQPMSSLPAGPTPGPGTGPGPAPSSYSRPHGMMGPNMPPPGPSGVPPGMQGQPPNGPPKTWPEGPMVNAAAPSSAPQKLIPPQPTGRPSPAPPSVPPAASPVLPPQTQSPGQPAQPAPMVPLHQKPNRITPIQKPCGLDPVEILQEREYRLQARIAHRIQELENLPGSLAGDLRTKANIELKALRLLNFQRQLRQEVVVCMRRDSALETALDAKAYKRSKRQSLREARITEKLEKQQKIEQERKRRQKHQEYLNSILQHAKDFKEYHRSVTGRIQKLTKAVATYHANTEREQKKENERIEKERMRRLMAEDEEGYRKLIDQKKDKRLAYLLQQTDEYVANLTELVRAHKAAQALKEKKKKKKKKKKLENAEGQTPAMGPDGEPLDETSQMSDLPVKVIHVDSGKILTGVDAPKAGQLEAWLEMNPGYEVAPRSDSEDSGSEDEEEEDEEQPQPSQAPVEEKKKIPDPDSEDVSEVDARHIIEHAKQDVDDEYGNAAFARGLQSYYAVAHAVTEKVERQSSLLVNGQLKQYQIKGLEWLVSLYNNNLNGILADEMGLGKTIQTIALITYLMEYKRINGPFLIIVPLSTLSNWVYEFDKWAPSVVKVSYKGSPAARRAFVPQLRSGKFNVLLTTYEYIIKDKQVLAKIRWKYMIVDEGHRMKNHHCKLTQVLNTHYLAPRRVLLTGTPLQNKLPELWALLNFLLPTIFKSCSTFEQWFNAPFAMTGEKVDLNEEETILIIRRLHKVLRPFLLRRLKKEVEAQLPEKVEYVIKCDMSALQRVLYRHMQAKGVLLTDGSEKDKKGKGGTKTLMNTIMQLRKICNHPYMFQQIEESFSEHLGFTGGIVQGPDLYRASGKFEVLDRILPKLRATNHKVLLFCQMTSLMTIMEDYFAYRNFKYLRLDGTTKAEDRGMLLKTFNDPASQYFIFLLSTRAGGLGLNLQSADTVVIFDSDWNPHQDLQAQDRAHRIGQQNEVRVLRLCTVNSVEEKILAAAKYKLNVDQKVIQAGMFDQKSSSHERRAFLQAILEHEEQDEVGGRGGCGTVWGVLEEDEVPDDETVNQMIARSEEEFDHFMRMDLDRRREEARNPKRKPRLMEEDELPTWIMKDDAEVERLTCEEEEEKMFGRGSRQRKEVDYSDSLTEKQWLKAIEEGTLEEIEEEVRHKKTTRKRKRDRDLDLPGPATPSSSGTRSRDKDEESKKQKKRGRPPAEKLSPNPPNLTKKMRKIVDAVIKYKDSSNGRQLSEVFIQLPSRKELPEYYELIRKPVDFRKIKERIRSHRYRSLGDLEKDVMLLCQNAQTFNLEGSLIYEDSIVLQSVFTSVRQKIEKEEDSEGDDSEEEEEEADEGSESESRSVKVKIRLGRKEKGLERGKGRRRMGRGSRAKPVVSDDDTEEEQEEERSASGSEED encoded by the exons CCCATGGAGGGGATGCATGAGAAGAGCATGCCCGAGGACCCCCGCTTCGGCCAGATGAAGGGCATGGCCATGAGGCCTGGGGGCCACGCCGGGATGGGGCCTCCGCCCAGCCCCATGGACCAGCACTCCCAAG GTTACCCTTCTCCTTTGGGTGGATCTGAACACGCCCCCAGTCCTGTTCCAGCCAACGGCCCTCCCTCTGGTCCCCTCATGCCCTCAGGCCCTGGCAGCGTGGCTCTGGAGGGCGGGGACCCCCAGGCTTTGGGCCAGCAGAATCGGAGCGGAGTTCAGGGAGGAAGCAGTACCTCCGGTGCTGCCACCGGCACCGGCGGACCAACTCCCTTCAACCAGAACCAGCTGCACCAGCTGCGGGCTCAGATAATGGCCTACAAGATGCTGGCGCGCGGGCAGCCCCTGCCGGACCACCTGCAGATGGCGGTGCAGGGCAAGCGGCCGATGCCCGGGATGCAGCAGCAGCCCATGTCTAGCCTGCCCGCCGGCCCCACACCTGGCCCCGGAACGggccccggccccgcccctTCCAGCTACAGCAGACCTCACG GAATGATGGGACCTAACATGCCTCCTCCAGGACCCTCTGGCGTTCCCCCAGGGATGCAGGGACAGCCCCCCAACGGACCCCCGAAAACTTGGCCTGAGG GACCGATGGTGAATGCGGCCGCCCCCTCCAGCGCTCCCCAGAAGCTCATCCCCCCGCAGCCTACAGGCCGCCCCTCTCCGGCGCCCCCCTCGGTGCCCCCCGCCGCCTCCCCCGTCCTGCCGCCTCAGACCCAGTCCCCGGGGCAGCCCGCCCAGCCCGCCCCCATGGTCCCCCTGCACCAGAAGCCCAACCGCATCACGCCCATCCAGAAACCCTGCGGCCTGGACCCAGTGGAGATCTTGCAGGAGCGAGAGTACAG GCTCCAGGCGCGCATCGCTCACCGCATCCAGGAGCTGGAGAACCTGCCCGGGTCCCTGGCTGGAGACCTGCGCACCAAAGCCAACATCGAGCTGAAGGCGCTGAGGCTGCTCAACTTCCAGAGACAG CTGCGTCAGGAGGTGGTGGTGTGCATGAGGCGGGACTCCGCCCTGGAGACGGCCCTCGACGCCAAGGCCTACAAGCGCAGCAAGCGACAGTCCCTGCGTGAGGCCCGCATCACCgagaagctggagaagcagcagaagaTTGAGCAGGAGCGGAAGCGCCGTCAGAAGCACCAG GAATACCTCAACAGCATCCTCCAGCATGCCAAGGACTTCAAGGAATACCACCGCTCCGTCACCGGAAGGATCCAGAAACTGACCAAAGCCGTGGCCACCTACCACGCCAACACTGAGCGCGAGCAGAAGAAGGAGAACGAGCGcattgagaaagagagaatgaggaggCTGATG gctgaggatgaggagggcTACAGGAAGCTGATTGACCAGAAGAAGGACAAGCGCCTGGCCTACCTGCTGCAGCAGACGGACGAGTATGTGGCCAACCTCACTGAGCTGGTGCGCGCCCACAAAGCCGCCCAGGCCCttaaggagaagaagaagaaaaagaagaagaagaag AAGCTGGAGAATGCAGAGGGTCAGACCCCTGCCATGGGACCTGATGGAGAG cccctggATGAGACCAGCCAGATGAGCGACCTGCCAGTCAAGGTCATCCATGTGGACAGTGGGAAGATCCTGACTGGGGTGGATGCCCCCAAAGCTGGGCAGCTGGAGGCGTGGCTGGAGATGAACCCTGG gtATGAGGTGGCTCCCAGGTCCGACAGCGAGGACAGTGGCTCGGAGGACGAGGAG gaggaggacgAAGAGCAGCCTCAGCCCTCTCAGGCTCcggtggaggagaagaagaagatcCCCGACCCTGACAGCGAGGACGTGTCCGAGGTGGATGCCCGCCACATTATCGa GCACGCCAAGCAGGACGTGGACGACGAGTACGGGAACGCGGCCTTCGCCCGCGGCCTGCAGTCCTACTACGCCGTGGCCCACGCCGTCACCGAGAAAGTGGAGAGGCAGTCCTCTCTGCTGGTCAACGGGCAACTCAAACAGTACCAG ATCAAGGGTCTGGAGTGGCTGGTGTCCCTGTACAACAACAATCTGAACGGGATCCTGGCGGACGAGATGGGCCTGGGCAAGACCATCCAGACCATCGCCCTCATCACGTATCTCATGGAGTACAAGCGCATCAACGGCCCCTTCCTCATCATCGTGCCGCTCTC AACTCTCTCCAATTGGGTGTACGAGTTTGATAAATGGGCTCCGTCTGTGGTGAAGGTCTCTTACAAG GGCTCCCCAGCTGCCAGAAGGGCCTTTGTGCCCCAGCTGCGCAGTGGCAAGTTCAACGTGCTGCTCACCACCTACGAGTACATCATCAAAGACAAGCAAGTGCTGGCCAAG ATCCGCTGGAAGTACATGATCGTGGACGAGGGCCACCGCATGAAGAACCACCACTGCAAGCTGACGCAGGTGCTGAACACGCACTACCTGGCCCCGCGCCGCGTGCTGCTGACCGGCACGCCGCTGCAGAACAAGCTGCCCGAGCTCTGGGCCCTGCTCAACTTCCTGCTGCCCACCATCTTCAAGAGCTGCAGCACCTTCGAGCAGTGGTTCAACGCCCCCTTCGCCATGACCGGGGAGAAG GTGGACCTGAACGAGGAGGAGACCATCCTGATCATCCGCCGCCTGCACAAGGTGCTCAGGCCCTTCCTGCTGCGCAGGCTCAAGAAGGAGGTGGAGGCCCAGCTGCCCGAGAAG gtGGAGTATGTGATCAAGTGCGACATGTCTGCTCTGCAGAGGGTGCTGTACAGGCACATGCAGGCCAAGGGCGTCCTGCTTACCGACGGCTCCGAGAAAGACAAGAAG GGGAAAGGTGGCACTAAGACCCTGATGAACACCATCATGCAGCTGAGAAAGATCTGCAATCACCCCTACATGTTCCAGCAAATCGAG GAGTCCTTCTCCGAGCACCTGGGATTCACTGGAGGGATCGTTCAGGG GCCGGATCTGTACCGCGCCTCAGGAAAGTTCGAGGTGCTGGACCGCATCCTGCCCAAGCTGCGCGCCACCAACCACAAGGTGCTGCTCTTCTGCCAGATGACCTCGCTCATGACCATCATGGAGGACTACTTCGCCTACCGCAACTTCAAGTACCTGCGCCTGGACG GTACCACGAAGGCGGAGGATCGTGGGATGCTGCTGAAGACCTTCAACGACCCCGCTTCCCAGTACTTCATCTTCCTCCTGAGCACCAGGGCCGGGGGGTTGGGCCTCAACCTGCAGTCGGCCGACACTGTGGTCATCTTCGACAGCGACTGGAACCCCCACCAG GACCTGCAGGCCCAGGACCGCGCCCACCGCATCGGGCAGCAGAACGAGGTGCGCGTGCTGCGCCTCTGCACCGTCAACAGCGTGGAGGAGAAGATCCTGGCCGCCGCCAAGTACAAGCTCAACGTGGACCAGAAGGTCATCCAGGCCGGCATGTTCGACCAGAAGTCGTCCAGCCACGAGCGGCGGGCCTTCCTGCAGGCCATCCTGGAGCACGAGGAGCAGGACGAGGtcgggggacggggggggtgTGGCACGGtgtggggggtgttg GAGGAGGACGAGGTGCCTGACGACGAGACTGTCAACCAGATGATCGCCAGGAGCGAGGAGGAGTTTGACCACTTCATG CGTATGGATCTGGACCGGCGCCGGGAGGAGGCCCGGAACCCCAAGCGCAAGCCCCGCCTGATGGAGGAGGACGAGTTGCCCACCTGGATCATGAAGGACGATGCCGAGGTGGAGCGCCTCACctgcgaggaggaggaggagaaaatgtTTGGGCGGGGCTCCCGCCAGCGCAAGGAGGTGGACTACAGTGACTCCCTCACCGAGAAGCAGTGGCtgaag GCCATAGAGGAGGGTACACTGGAGGAGATCGAGGAGGAGGTGAGGCACAAGAAGACCACTCGCAAACGCAAGCGTGACCGTGACCTTGACCTGCCGGGCCCGGCCACGCCCAGCTCCAGCGGCACTCGCAGCCGTGACAAGGACGAGGAAAGCAAGAAGCAGAAGAAACGTGGCCGCCCCCCGGCCGAGAAGCtgtcccccaacccccccaacctcacCAAGAAGATGAGAAAGATCGTAGACGCCGTCATCAAGTACAAAGACAG TAGCAACGGGCGGCAGCTCAGTGAGGTCTTCATCCAGCTGCCCTCCCGCAAGGAGCTGCCCGAGTACTACGAGCTGATCCGCAAGCCTGTGGACTTCAGGAAGATCAAG GAGCGGATCCGCAGCCACAGATACCGCAGCCTCGGCGACCTGGAGAAGGACGTCATGCTGCTCTGCCAGAACGCACAGACCTTTAACTTGGAGGGCTCCCTG ATCTACGAGGACTCCATCGTGCTGCAGTCTGTCTTCACCAGCGTGCGGCAGAAGATCgagaaggaggaggacagcgaGGGCGACgacagcgaggaggaggaagaggaggcagacgAAGGCTCGGAGTCTGAGT CTCGCTCAGTGAAGGTGAAGATCAGGCTAGGCAGGAAGGAGAAGGGTCTGGAGAGAGGCAAGGGGCGGCGCAGAATGGGGCGTGGCTCCAGGGCCAAACCCGTGGTGAGCGACGATGATActgaagaggagcaggaggag GAGCGTTCAGCCAGCGGCAGTGAAGAGGACTGA
- the LOC118774712 gene encoding transcription activator BRG1 isoform X3: MIARSEEEFDHFMRMDLDRRREEARNPKRKPRLMEEDELPTWIMKDDAEVERLTCEEEEEKMFGRGSRQRKEVDYSDSLTEKQWLKAIEEGTLEEIEEEVRHKKTTRKRKRDRDLDLPGPATPSSSGTRSRDKDEESKKQKKRGRPPAEKLSPNPPNLTKKMRKIVDAVIKYKDSSNGRQLSEVFIQLPSRKELPEYYELIRKPVDFRKIKERIRSHRYRSLGDLEKDVMLLCQNAQTFNLEGSLIYEDSIVLQSVFTSVRQKIEKEEDSEGDDSEEEEEEADEGSESESRSVKVKIRLGRKEKGLERGKGRRRMGRGSRAKPVVSDDDTEEEQEEERSASGSEED, from the exons ATGATCGCCAGGAGCGAGGAGGAGTTTGACCACTTCATG CGTATGGATCTGGACCGGCGCCGGGAGGAGGCCCGGAACCCCAAGCGCAAGCCCCGCCTGATGGAGGAGGACGAGTTGCCCACCTGGATCATGAAGGACGATGCCGAGGTGGAGCGCCTCACctgcgaggaggaggaggagaaaatgtTTGGGCGGGGCTCCCGCCAGCGCAAGGAGGTGGACTACAGTGACTCCCTCACCGAGAAGCAGTGGCtgaag GCCATAGAGGAGGGTACACTGGAGGAGATCGAGGAGGAGGTGAGGCACAAGAAGACCACTCGCAAACGCAAGCGTGACCGTGACCTTGACCTGCCGGGCCCGGCCACGCCCAGCTCCAGCGGCACTCGCAGCCGTGACAAGGACGAGGAAAGCAAGAAGCAGAAGAAACGTGGCCGCCCCCCGGCCGAGAAGCtgtcccccaacccccccaacctcacCAAGAAGATGAGAAAGATCGTAGACGCCGTCATCAAGTACAAAGACAG TAGCAACGGGCGGCAGCTCAGTGAGGTCTTCATCCAGCTGCCCTCCCGCAAGGAGCTGCCCGAGTACTACGAGCTGATCCGCAAGCCTGTGGACTTCAGGAAGATCAAG GAGCGGATCCGCAGCCACAGATACCGCAGCCTCGGCGACCTGGAGAAGGACGTCATGCTGCTCTGCCAGAACGCACAGACCTTTAACTTGGAGGGCTCCCTG ATCTACGAGGACTCCATCGTGCTGCAGTCTGTCTTCACCAGCGTGCGGCAGAAGATCgagaaggaggaggacagcgaGGGCGACgacagcgaggaggaggaagaggaggcagacgAAGGCTCGGAGTCTGAGT CTCGCTCAGTGAAGGTGAAGATCAGGCTAGGCAGGAAGGAGAAGGGTCTGGAGAGAGGCAAGGGGCGGCGCAGAATGGGGCGTGGCTCCAGGGCCAAACCCGTGGTGAGCGACGATGATActgaagaggagcaggaggag GAGCGTTCAGCCAGCGGCAGTGAAGAGGACTGA